CGGCAAGCGTTTCGAGAACGATGCCGAGCACAGTTGGGAAATGGCGTTGATGGCGACGGTGCTGGCCGAGTATGCGCCGCAAGGCACCCAGATTCCCCGCGTCATGCTCATGCTGCTGATCCACGATCTGGTCGAGATCGATGCGGGCGACACCTATGCTTACGACGCCGTGGCCGCTCAGGATCAGCACGAACGCGAGCAGGCGGCGGCCGAGCGCATCTTCAATCTGTTGCCCGTGGATCAGGCGAAATCGTATCGCGCGCTCTGGGAGGAGTTCGAAGCGCGCGAGACAGTCGATGCCAGGTTCGCACGCGCGATGGACCGGCTCCAGCCGCTGCTGCACAGTTATCACACGCACGGTCGCGTGTGGGCCGAACGCTCGATCAAAGCGTCGCAGGTGCGCAAGCTGATGCATGTGATCGGCGACGCGTCCCCCGCGCTTGGAGAACTCGCCGACCGGATGATCGCCGACGCTATCGACAGCGGCTTCCTCGAGGAGAACTGACGTTTAGCGGCGGATTCTAGCGACAAATGTCCGCGATCTGCTCGCGCAGCCATCGATGCGCGGGGTCGACGTCGCGACGCGCGTGCCATGCGGCCTGAAACAGAAACGGCGGTATCGCAAACGGCGCGGCGAAGCGACGCAACTGGCGGTCGTGACGCAGATGCGCGACGGCCGTTTGCGCGACCGTCAGAATCAGGTCCGTCCCCGCAATCAGCTCCGGTGCAATGCTCCAGTGCGGCAACGTGACGGCTACGCGCCGCGTGTGTCCCAACGCCTCTAGCGCCTGATCGATTTCGTTGTCCGCCCCCGGTCGCATCGCGACCAGCACATGCGGGCGCGCCAGCCATGCCGCCATCGTCAGCCCGCCCCGCGCAGGCAGCGTGGTGCGATCCGCCAGACAGACGAACGATTCTTCGAACAGCGTCTGCGTCTCCAATTCCCCCGGAAATTCGTGAAACACCCCCAGGGCCAGATCGATTTCGCCGTCGAGTAGCTGGGTGAGCATCGCTTCGCGGCTCGCTTGCGTGGCTGCGAGATCGATGCCGGGTGCTTGCTCTCGCACGCGACGCGTGAGCTGTGGCAACGAGACGCGCGAACCGTAATCGGACAGCGCGATACGAAAGGTCCGCTTCGCCCGGCGTGGATCGAACGCCGGAGCGTGCAACAACCCTTGCAACTGATCGAGCGCGTCTTCGAGCGGACGTTGCAGTTCCAGCGCTCGCGAAGTCAGTGCGAGGCCACCGTCGCGCCGCACCAGCAGCGGATCGTCGAAGATGCCGCGCAGTTGCGCGAGCGCGTGGCTGACTGCCGGTTGGCTGCGATGCAGCCGCAGCGCTGCACGCGACACATGCCGCTCCGCCAGCAAAGCGTGCAGCGTCAGCAACAGATTGAGGTCGATTCGACGCAGATCATCCATTTGGCGAATAGTTTGTGTGACGAATTCGAATTTCCATTATTGAAATGGATGATTCATGCTGAAGGCAAGCGATTTTTACGAATAGAGAGGTCACTTCATGAATGCGTCAATGACACCCCAAATCCCCGCGACAGTCCTGTTGCCGCTCGCCATCGCGATGCTGGCCGGTGCTGTTGTCCCGTTCCAGGCTGGCAGCAACGCAGCGCTTGGGCGCGCACTGGGTCACCCGTTGTGGGCGACGGTGGCGTCGTTGCTCGTAAGTCTCATCGTTGTGCTGCCCGTGTTGATCGGCATGCGCGCGGGATTGCCGGACATCGGTGCAGCCGCACGCGGGCCGTGGTGGCTGTGGATCGGCGGTATTGCGGGCGTGGCTTATATCACGGCGGCGCTGGTGCTCACGCCGCGTCTGGGGGCGGCGAACTTCATCGTTTGTGTGGTGGCGGGGCAGGTCGTCGCGTCGCTCATCATCGATCACTTCGGGCTGATGGGACTTGCCACCAAGCCCGTCAATCTCGCGCGCATTGCGGGTGTAGCGCTTATTGTTCTGGGCATGCTCGTTGTGCAATGGGGCACACGTGCGGCATCAGCAGGGGCGACAGACGCGGTTAAGTCCATCGCGTCCTGACGGACGCAACCCGTGTCGTCGTCACCCGTTCGGCATTACGTTCAACGTCGATGTAATCAGGTGGCTTGATATATTTGGTGTATACGCAATTAGCGTTGTTCGGACCCCATTTCGGCGCACCGTTCCACCGGTGGAACGCCTTGTCTGGCGGGCGTTTTCGGGGTGCCGGATGAATTTGTCACGGCAAGGCTCAAGTTTCGTCAAAAGCACTCGTTAAGTCTCGTCAGAGGTACCGAAAGCGGTACGGAGAGAGACAGTGACCTGCCGCGCGTGCTGGCGGCAGGGCGAAACCAAGACCCCCAGGACGAATCGCGCAACCACCGATGTTCAAGAATCTGAGTATCAGCAAACGGCTCGCCGCCGCCTTTTCCCTCAACGTTCTCATGCTGCTGGTCGTGGCGGTCGTCGCCGTGACGAAGATGGCGACGATGGACACGAACACGCAGCTCATCGTGTCCGACCTGAACAACAAGATTCTCGAATTCCATAATCTGAAGGATCGCGCGGCCCATGTGGCGGTGCTGCTGCGTGACATCGCGATGTCCGAAGACGCTTCGCAGCTCGACACGCGTCTGAAGAAGATCGAAGAGCTGCGTCAGGCGAACCTGAAGAGCATCGACGGCATGGCGACGATGTTCTACACGGAGAAGGGTAAAGCGCTCTATCAAACGCTCACGCAGGCCAGCGCGGAGTACGGCAAGCAACTCGACGCGTTCAAAGCGCTCGTACATAACGGCGACTACGCCGGGGCCAAGGCGCAACTGCTGGGCAGTCTCCAGAAGGCGCAAGTGGCGTTCTTCTCCCCGCTCGACGACCTGATGGGCGTCGGCAAGGCAGTGAGTGCGAAGGAAGCGGCTGACGCTAACGACGCCTATCTTTCCGCCCGCGTTTGGCTGTTTGCAACGTTGTTGCTGTCGGTGACGTTGTCTGTAGTGGCGGGCGTGGCGATTGCGCGCTCGGTGACGCGTCCGGTGCGCGCGGTCTCGCAAGGGGCTTCGGCGCTCGCCAACGGCGACCTGACGCATCGGGTGAAAGTCGAAAGCCGCGACGAAATCGGAGAGATGGCCAATGCGCTGGACACGGCCATTGCACAACTGAGCCATCTGGTGCGCAACATCCAGGGTGCATCGGGTGCCATCGACACTGCCGCGCGTGAGATCGCACAGGGCAACACGGATCTGTCGCAGCGTACGGAAGAGCAAGCCGCCTCGCTTGAGGAGACGGCGGCGTCGATGGAGGAGCTGACGTCGACCGTGCGTCAGAACGTCGAGCATGCCGTCGAGGCCAGGCGTCTGTCGCAAGAGGCGTCGGGCGTGGCCGATGCCGGGGCGCACAGTGTGCGTGCCGTCGTGGAGACGATGCAGGCGATGGCCAGCGCCTCGGCGCGCATGAGCGAGATGATCACCGCCATCGAAGGCATTGCATTCCAGACCAACATCCTCGCGCTCAATGCCGCAGTGGAAGCCGCGCGTGCGGGCGAGCAAGGCCGCGGGTTCGCTGTCGTGGCTGGCGAAGTGCGCACGCTGGCGCAGCGCTCGGCGGGCACCGCCAAGGACATTCGCGAGTTGATCGCGGCGTCCGTTAAGCAGGTGCAGGACGGTTCGTCGCGCGTGGAAGTCGCCGGTCGCACCATGGATCAGATCGTGGTGTCCGTGCGGCGTGTGAGCGAACTCATCACCGAAATCGCTGCGGCTAGCGACGAGCAGGCGCGCGGCATCGAACAGGTCAATCAGGCCGTCGCGCAGATGGATCAGGTGACGCAGCAGAACGCCGCGCTAGTCGAAGAGGCTGCGGCGGCGGCCGAGCACATGCGTCAGCAGGCCGCCGACCTCGTGAGCGAGACGTCGAAGTTCCGCGTGGACAGCGGTGTCGGCACGCACGGCGACTTTGCGCATCATCCGGTGCCCGTGACGCCGGGGCTCGCCGCCCCCGAAGACAGGCATTTGCGCGTCGTCGCCTGACGACGCGCTATCGCCGTCGTTGCGTACTTGCTTCAGGCAGCGTCGGCCACCGTCGCCCCTTGCGCTGCCTTCGCACCGAACGCAGTGTCGATGGCGGCGACGGCATCTACCAACTGCTGCGCAAGCGCCGGTGACGCACTCGTCATCGGTGCACGCAGCACGTCCTCCAGCCAGCCTTCGCGCGCGAGCCACGCCTTCACCGGGCCGGGGTTCGCTTCGGCAAACAGCAGCCTCACGACCGGCATGAGCGCATGAAAGAGTACGCGCGCGACGTCGAGTTGCTGCGCGCGCACGGCACGATAGAGCGCTGCGAAATGGGCCGGACGGCAATGCGACGACGCAATGATCGCGCCATGGCCGCCCATCGTCAGCGTCGACAGCAGTTGATGATCTTCGCCCGCAAGGACGGACAGACGCCCATCGGCGATCAGCGCCTGTGTCGTGTGCGCATTCCCGCCGCAATCCTTGATGCCGCGAATGTTAGCGTGACCGGCGAGCGTGAGCAGTGTCTCTAACGTCAGCGTGGCCCCTGTGCGATACGGAATATCGTAGAGCACCAGCGGCGCGGCCGAGCGGTCGGCCAGCGCATGGAACCAGTCGACGAGCCCCGCCTGCGACGGGCGGATGTAATACGGCGCGGGCGTCAGCACACCGGCGAGCGGCAGTGCGTTCAGGGCGTCCATGCGCGTGAGCGTATGCCCGAGATGATTACCCGCTAGCCCCGCGATGACAGGCAGCCCGTCGGCTTCTGCCAATACGGTCTCAAGCACGGCGATTTGTTCGTCGTCTTCCAACGCGGCGGCTTCACCGGTCGTGCCACAGATCACGAAGCCCGCAATTCCCGAATGACGATAGTGCGCAACGATCCGCCGCAGTGCGGTGTGATCGACCGGCGCATGTGCGCCTTCTCGCTTGAACGGCGTGATGAGCGGCAGCCAGATCCCGCGAAAGCTGGACGACGCGTGAAGCGAGGTCGACTGAGCGGCGGCGATGGGCGATTGCGAGTCTTGCATGGTGTCTCCCTGATACGAATACGATGAACGTGTGGTGACCTTGTACGGAAACCGTTCAGCAGGGCGACGCAAGATTTGACGCGTGGCGTTCGGGGCAGATTGGCCGGTGATGCGGTGCGGGTATTGCAGGCGCGCACTGGGCGCTGGGCGGGACTGCCGGTCCACGTGGCTATTCCGTCGCTCAACTGACGGAACAGCACGCTCCGGTCAGTTGAGCGACTGTTTTTTGCTTTTGACGAACGCACCCCGTTGTCCCGGAAGGGCAACGCGCAGCGTCTGCGAACGGAGGAGGGCGGAATTCGTCATGCGGTGACTCTATACGCAACGCGCGGGTAACGTCAAGCGCGTCAATGCAAAACGTCAAGGCGATGCCAGCAGGGTCTCAGACAGGGCGAACTTGCCACGAATGGAAGAAAAGCTTCGGCGGTCGTCCACCCGACCGGGATTCGCGGGCGTGGCGTCTACATCCGACGCATGGCATGCGACTTGCACAAGGATTTGTCCGGTGCCGGATCGGTTGAACAGGAGCCGTTGCTTCTGGACCGCTGGTGCTGTTCATCTGGAGAATCATCATGCAACGACGATACGCAACGCGCGATAACGAACGCGAACGGCAAACGCAAGGTGGCGGACAGCGCAACCAATACCGTCGCGATTTCGACGAGGAGGCCATGCAGCGGGAATTCTCCGCGTACGACCAGGAGGACGAGTACGGCATGCAGCCGTCGCGCGAGCGTGGCGAACGAGGAGGACAAGGGGCATGGCAAGCCGACTGGAGCGAAGCTGGCCGTGCACGCATCGACGATCCACGCTACGGCTATTCCCGCGACACATACGGCCGTTCGCAAGGCGGGCAAAGCCGCGAAACCTGGGGAACACGCAGCGGTTCGGGTGGCACGGGCGGCTACGGCCGAGACTACGGTCGCGATTACGAGGACGCTTTCATGGGCGAATACGGCAGCGACAATGGGGGCGATTTCGGCGCCAACTATGGTCGTGACTATGGCCGAGATTACGGGCGCGATTATGACCGCGATTACGGGAGCCGTATCTCGCAAGGCGCCGGACGTCGCCAGGGCTACGGCGGGCAGTCGATGCAGCGCGGACCCCAAGGCTGGGAATCGCAGGCGCAGCAGCGGGGCTACGGCAACCATGGCAGCTACGCAAGCCAAGGCGCTCAGGGAGGTCGGGGAGGTCAAGGCGCGTCGATGGACATGCGTCATCGTCAGGGACCAAAGGGCTACAGCCGTTCGGACGAACGCATTCGTGAGGACGTCTGCGAACGCCTTTGCATGGCGCACGAGCTTGAAGTGCAAGACGTCAGCGTGCAGGTGAAGGACGGTCGCGTCGACTTGCAGGGCAGCGTGCCGGAGCGCTGGATGAAGCACGCCATCGAAGACTGCGCCGAGCAGTGCTTCGGCGTGCAGGACGTCGAGAACCGCATCCGTACGCAGTCGTCGCACGCCGACCACCAACACGGTGGCACCGGCTCGGGTGCCTCGGCGTCGCAACGTACTTCGGGGCAAACAGGTACGGTCGGCACGGCAGGGGCGCACACAACGTCGAGCGCCGCAGGCTCGACCGGCGCGTCGTCGGGGACGTCCGGCCAGGGTAACGACGCAGGTAAGCACCACTAAGAAGGATCGGGGCCGCCACTTCCTCGTGATATGGGGAAGTGGCCGGGGGCCGTCACTGCGATCAGCGCCCGGTGGATGTCGTCAGCCGGTTGTATAGCGTTTTCAGACTGACACCGAGTGAGCGTGCAGTGCGTGGCTTGTCGTTCTCGTGATGTGCCAGCGATGCCGCGATGAAGTGATGCTGTGCGTCGGCCAGCGTGATGACGCGAGGCAATTCGAGCGTGCCGTGATGAACGACGGGATCGGCGGGCATCACGGAATCAGTCGTCACGTGCAGCACGTCGTCGGAGAGAATGAACGCACGCTCGATCACGTGATGCAACTCGCGCACGTTACCGGGCCACGCGTGCGCGTCAAGCGCACGCATCGATGCGACCGACAAACGTTTCGACGTTCTCGCCCGCGCGTTAAGCGAACGGACATGGGCATGCGCGAGCGTCGCAATGTCCCCGTCGCGATGGCGCAGCGCGGGCACGTGCAATACAAACGCGGCGAGCCGGTAGAGCAGGTCGTCGCGCAACGCGCCGTTGCGCAACGCCTCGGTAACGTCGTGACGCGTCGCCGCAATCACGCGAACGTCCACAGGCACCGCCTGACTGCCGCCAACGCGGCACAACGTGCTCGATTCGAGCGCCCGCAGGAGCTTCACCTGCATGGCTGGCGGCATATCGCCGATTTCGTCGAGGAACAATGTGCCGCCGTTTGCGGCTTCGAAGTAGCCGCGCCGCTGGTCGACAGCGCCCGTAAAGCTGCCGCGCTCGTGCCCGAACCACTGGGACTCGGCAAGGTCTGCGGGCATCGCACCGCATGGCACGGCAACGAACGGTCCGTCGCGACGATCGCTCGCGGCATGCAACGCACGCGCTGCAAGCTCTTTTCCGCTGCCACTTTCACCCAGTATCAGGACACTGACGGACGTTCGCGCAACACGCTCGATCTGCGCGCGCAAAGCGCGAATCGCTGTCGAGTTGCCGAGCAGTGAAACGACGGGGATGTCGGGCTGACGTGTCATGCCGTTGTGACGCGAAGTGCTCCGCGAATATCCCGTCCGATCCGAAATTCGACATTGAAATTTTGTAGTCGATGCGCGTATCGCATAGGAAGTTTCGATGACATCGCGCCGAACGGCATCGCGGATTACGTAGTCGAACAGAGCATCTGCGGTACCCCCGGAGGAGTTCATGTCAGTCTATTCTGACGCGTCACGCCACGCTGCCGACCGGTCGCCCATATTTTTGGTGGGCGCGGATACGGCGACACGCGATGCGTTGTCCGATTTGTGTCGCGCCGTCTGCCCACCGACATTTCCGCCGCCCGCATGGGCCGGTACGCTGGCCGAGGCCGATGCGTGTCTCTCGCACCTCTCGGATGCACCGCCTTCGCTTGTGATGACCGACGTCGATATGCCGGACGGTTCCGGTTTCGACGTGCTCGACGGCTGGGCGAATCATCGCAACCTTGATGTGGTGATGTGCACTGCGCGTCCCGGCTGGGAGAGCGCCGTGCAGGCGCTGCGCCGGGGCGCAAGCGACTATCTCGTGCTACCGGGGGACCGACAGCGCGCGGGCGAGTGGATCGCGAAGGCGTCGGAGAGCGCGGTTGCTAACGAGGCTTTCTGTGGCGCTGCGGCGTCGTCGGTCGTCGGCGCGTCGACGAGCGACGCATTTGCCGCATTGGTGGGAAAGTCCGTGGCCATGCAGCGTGTCTTCGATGCTCTCTCACGCGTTGCACCCACCGATGCCGCTGTGTTGCTCACCGGGGAATCCGGCACCGGCAAGGAATTGGCGGCACGCGCCGTACACGATCTCAGCGAGCGCCGCGACGCGCCTTTCCTCGCCGTGAACTGTGGCGCCATCGCACCGAATCTCGTCGAGAGCGAAGTCTTCGGTCACGATCGTGGCAGCTTCACGGGGGCCGAGCGTCGACATCGTGGCTTCTTCGAGCGCGCGCACGGCGGCACGCTGTTTCTGGACGAAGTGGCCGAAATGCCGCTCGCGTCGCAAGTCAATCTGTTACGCGTACTGGAGACCGGCAGGCTCATGCGTCTCGGGGGCACGGAAGAAATTGCGGTAGACGTGCGCATCGTCGCCGCCACCAATGTGTCGCCCGAGGCCGCCATGCGTGCGGGCAAGCTGCGCGCGGACCTCTATCATCGGCTCAACGTTTTTCCCGTGACCATGCCGCCATTGCGCGAGCGTGAGGACGATGTGACGTTGCTGGCGCAAACGATGCTCAATGAGGCCAATGCACGCGATGGCCGCGCAATGCGATTCGCGCCGCATGTGTTGACGGCGCTGCGCCGTCACGACTGGCCGGGCAATGTGCGCGAGTTGCGCAACTTCATTCAGCGCGTTCGCATTCTGAGTGCGACGCCCGTTATCGATTCTCTACCGCCGCCGATCTTCGACGAACTGGCGGGCTTTCCGGTGCGTGACGACCGCACGACCATCGCGCTCGACGCCCCGCTGGCCGACCTCGACCGTCAGGTCATTCTCGGCGCGCTTTCGCAATGTGGCGGTATCAAGGCACAGGCCGCGAGACAGCTCGGCATCAGTCTGAAAACGCTGTACGCGCGCCTGGCACAGATGCACGCATAGACGTCTCACAACAATGCCGGGAGGGCATATGTATTCACGAATCACTAAAGTGCGCAGCGCTTGTGTACTCAGCGCTGCACTTATGGCGAGTCCGTTCGTTATCGCGCAGGAACTGCCGAAGGGCGACCCGGGGCAGGGCGGCGGCACCGATCAGGCGTCGCCGACGGCGGGCGTTGAAGTGACGCAAGTGGCCCCGAAGCCCATGCGCACGGCACAGCCCAGCGCGGGCATCGACGTCGAATTCGTCGACAAGGCGCAAAAGGCTGGCAAGGCCGAAGTGCAGGCGAGTCAGGTGGCGGTGCAACGTTCCAACAATCCCGCCGTCAAGCGCTTCGCTCAGCAAATGGTGACGGATCACAGCAAGGCGAACGAAGCGCTGCGTCAGTTGGGCGCGAAGAAGGGGGTTAGCGTGCCGAACGACGCCGCTGTCGATCCGGATATCGAAGCGCTCAAGAGCAAGAAGGGGCGCGAGTTCGACGTGGCCTACATGGCGCTCGCCGGTCCCGAGGCGCATGAGCAAGCCGTCAAGCTCTTCCAGACGGAGTCAGAGAAGGGGCAGGATCCCGATCTGAAGGCCTTCGCGACGAAGACGCTGCCGACGCTTCGTCATCACCTGAGCGAAGCCCGGGAGGTGTCGGCCAAGGTCGAAATGGGTAAGTAAGTGCCCGGCGCGACCTCAGGCGACAGATCGGCATCGGTGGCACCCTCGGCACTACTGCGCGAAGGGCAGAACTGCTGGCGTATCGCTCCGGCGGCACGCATGCGCATGCTGGTGGACGGCGAGCAGTACTTCAGCGCGCTGCGTGAAGCGCTGCTGGCCGCTCGTCACGCGGTGTTCATTCTCGGCTGGGACATCGACAGCCGGATGCAACTCACCCCTAATAAATCGGACGACGGATTGCCGCCGGGGCTGCGTGATTTCCTCGACGCGCTCGTGCGCCGCCGCAAGACGCTGCGCATCTATTGCCTCAGTTGGGATTTCGCGATGCTCTATGCGCTGGAGCGCGAGTGGCTGCCGTCGGTCAAGCTCGACTGGAAGACGCATCGCCGGCTGAGCTTTCGGCTTGACGGACGCCATCCGACGGCGGCGTCGCATCATCAGAAGGTCGTGGTGGTCGATCAGCGGGTGGCGTTCGTGGGGGGACTCGATCTCACACGCAATCGCTGGGATACACCGGCGCATGCTCCTGACGACCCCGGTCGCAAGGATCCGTCAGGGCACGCCTATCCGCCGTTTCATGACGTGCAGGCGATGGTCGACGGTGAGGCGGCATACGCGCTGGCGGAACTCGCCGAGGACCGATGGCACCGCGCGACGGGCAAGCACGTCGACCTGCGTTTGCGCACCCCGCGCGATGCCCCTTACGCGCCCCTCGACCCGTGGCCGGTATCGGTCGCCCCCGACCTGACGGAGGTCGATGTCGCCATATCGCGCACGGCACCGGCGTTCGAGGGCAGGCCTGCGGTGCACGAGATCCAGACGCTCTACCTCGATGCCATTGCCAGCGCGCGTCGTCGTCTCTATCTCGAGAACCAGTACTTCACCGCAACGTGTATCGGCGACGCGCTGATCGAGCGTCTCGCGTCGCCCGACTGTCCGGATGTAGCCGTCGTCTCGCGTCGTGCAGAGTCGGGCTGGTTGCAGGAGCAAAGCATGGGCGTGTTGCGTGCCCGGCTCTACCGGCGCTTGCGCGACGCCGATCCGCAGGCGCGCTTTCGTCTCTATTGTCCTGAAGTGCCCGGCATCGCGCCGGCGTGCGTGAACGTCCACAGCAAAGTGATGGTCGTCGACGACGCGTTGCTCGTGATCGGGTCGGCCAATCTCAACAACCGGTCGATGGCGCTCGACACCGAGTGCAACCTGTCCGTCGCCGCCAATGGCGACGCACGTATCGCGGCAGGTATCGCGCGTGCACGCAACCGTCTGCTCGCCGAGCATCTCGACGTGTCGGAGGCTGCAATGGCCGCAGCGTTGTTGCGAGACGAAGGGCTGCACGAGGCCATCGACGAACTGCATCGCGAAGGGGCGCGAACGCTGTCCGCGTTCACGCCCGCGCTGAAGGACGCTGACGACGCGGCGTCACCCGGTGCTGTCGTGCTCGACCCGATGGAGCCGATCGACTTCGAGAACGTGATGGGGACGTTCATCGAGACCGAGGCGCGGCCGCTTCTTGCCGGGCGCATCGTCGCGCTCGTCCTCCTGTTGCTGGGGCTTGCCGGACTTGCATTGGCGTGGCGTTACACGCCGTTGCGTGAGTGGACCGATCTGCCGCGCGTGTTACGTGTCGTCGAGCGCATTCGTCTGATGCCGTTCGCGCCGCTCGTGATCATGGCGGTGTACCTGCTGGGCACGCTGATCATGGTGCCGGTGACGGTGCTGATCATCGTGACGGTGGTCGTGTTCGGGCCGTTCGCGGGCGCCGCGTACGCGCTGGCAGGAACGTCGCTCGGCGCGGCGGCCGGTTATGGCGTGGGCCGGACATTGGGACGCGACGCGGTGCAGCGCTTCGGCGGTGAGCGGCTGAACGCGTTAAGCCGTCAGATCGGCCATCACGGATTGCTGGCGATGGTCGTGTTGCGGCTGATGCCCATTGCGCCGTTCACGCTCGTGAACCTTGTCGTGGGCGCGTCGCGCATCCGGCTGCGGGATTGTATGCTGGGGACCGTCATCGGCATGTTGCCGGGCATTCTGATCGCGGCAGCGCTGGTGGACCGCGTGGCGGCGCTGGCACAACGCCCGAACGGCTGGACGGCTGCGCTGCTGGCCGCCGTGCTCGTGTTGCCGGGCATGGGCGTGGTGGCGCTGCGTCGGCGTATCCGGGGCATGGGTGGTGAGACGCCGGAAGATGACCGTCCGCCACGGCGTTCGATTGATGCGGACGTTTCGTCACGCCCCGCGTTGCGGGATGTCTCGTCGTCGCGCGTTGAAACCATTAGCCGCGAGATGAGCGTGGCGAGCTACAACGTACACGGATGTGTCGGCACGGACGGCGTTCACTCGCCGGACCGCATTGCGCAGGTGCTCGACGAGATCGACGCGGATATCGTCGCGTTGCAGGAGATCGAAGCCAGTGCAACCGACGTCGGCACGTTAGCCCGGCTGGCCGCCGCGCGAGACATGCATTTCATTCCGGGACCGACACTTCGGTGCGGCGGACAGGATTACGGCAACGCCATCATGACGCGCTTCGCACCGGTGGCCGTGCGACACATCGATCTGAGCGTGGCAGGACGCGAGCCGCGCGCTGCCATCGACGCAACGCTTGCATGGGAAGACCCACACGGACGGGAAACGCAACTGCGCGTGATCGCGACGCATCTCGGCCTGCGGCCCGGCGAGCGGCGCGAGCAGGTGCAACGTCTGCTGGAATGTCTGGCGAATCAGCCGGGAGCGGCGACTGTGCTGATGGGGGATGTGAACGAGTGGTGTCTATGGGGGCGTCCGTTGCGATGGTTGCATCGCTTTTTCGAACGCGCACCGCATGTGGCGACGTTTCCGTCTCGCTGGCCCTTGCTCGCCCTCGACCGCATCTGGACGTCGCCGCGCGCGCATCTCGGCGCCGTGCGCCGCCATGCGACGCCGCTCGCGCGACGGGCGTCCGATCATCTGCCGTTGGTGTCGGTGTTGCGCATCACCGTCCCGGTGTCGCCGCGCGCCAGCGCACGCCGCGACGCCGAGACAGCGACGCAAGCCGTCGCCGCTGTGGCGGGCGGACGCTAGCTCGACCGGCTTCAGCCCGCTGCGGCGCGATCGAGCGTGGCGATATCGATCTTATGCATGGTCATCATGGCTTCCATTGCACGGCGCGCTTTGGCGACGTCGGGATCGGCCATCAGATCGAGCAGTCGCTTCGGAGTGATCTGCCATGAGAAGCCCCAGCGGTCCTTGCACCAGCCGCACGCCGATTCGGCGCCGCCGTTGCCGATGATGGCGTTCCAGTAGCGGTCGGTCTCTTCCTGATCCTTCGTGACGACCATAAAGCTGATCGCCTCGTTCGGCTTGAACTCAGGGCCACCGTTCAGGCCGACGAACGGCTGACCCAGCACGGTGAACTCGACGGTCAGTTCCTGCCCGGCGCCAATGCCGGGGATGGGGGAGACGTGGCGGGCCTGAACGTGACTGTCGGGAAAGGTGGCCGCGTAGAATTCGGCAGCCTGGCGGGCCTCACCGTTGAACCAAACACATGTGACGAGCTTCGTCATGAATGTCTCCTGTCGTGAATCGCCAATGCGAAGAAGAGGGCGAAGGCGAGTCAGGTTACTACACCGGTTGGCTGCGGAAGTCGGGCATCCCACGGCCGGTGTAGAGCGGCGGCGCCGCGCGTGAAAATGCCGCGGCCAGTTGAAAGGCCGTGAGGTCGTCGAGCGTGTTGGACACGATCTGCATGCCTATCGGTACGTTGCCCGGACCTATACCGGCAGGCGCGGAGACCACCGGATACAGGCCCAGCAGATTCCAGACCCACGTCAGCGCGAACGTCAGGCCCGTAATTTGCCGGTCGCCGAGCTTTACCGTATCGGTCGCCGGATGCAGGCCGTGTTCG
This window of the Pandoraea sputorum genome carries:
- a CDS encoding HD domain-containing protein, with product MDMRNQRDATHVEPAAVSVNIPSDFSRIDVPARLKAQLLFMREVDALKETWRNTLLITGKRFENDAEHSWEMALMATVLAEYAPQGTQIPRVMLMLLIHDLVEIDAGDTYAYDAVAAQDQHEREQAAAERIFNLLPVDQAKSYRALWEEFEARETVDARFARAMDRLQPLLHSYHTHGRVWAERSIKASQVRKLMHVIGDASPALGELADRMIADAIDSGFLEEN
- a CDS encoding LysR family transcriptional regulator; its protein translation is MDDLRRIDLNLLLTLHALLAERHVSRAALRLHRSQPAVSHALAQLRGIFDDPLLVRRDGGLALTSRALELQRPLEDALDQLQGLLHAPAFDPRRAKRTFRIALSDYGSRVSLPQLTRRVREQAPGIDLAATQASREAMLTQLLDGEIDLALGVFHEFPGELETQTLFEESFVCLADRTTLPARGGLTMAAWLARPHVLVAMRPGADNEIDQALEALGHTRRVAVTLPHWSIAPELIAGTDLILTVAQTAVAHLRHDRQLRRFAAPFAIPPFLFQAAWHARRDVDPAHRWLREQIADICR
- a CDS encoding methyl-accepting chemotaxis protein — encoded protein: MFKNLSISKRLAAAFSLNVLMLLVVAVVAVTKMATMDTNTQLIVSDLNNKILEFHNLKDRAAHVAVLLRDIAMSEDASQLDTRLKKIEELRQANLKSIDGMATMFYTEKGKALYQTLTQASAEYGKQLDAFKALVHNGDYAGAKAQLLGSLQKAQVAFFSPLDDLMGVGKAVSAKEAADANDAYLSARVWLFATLLLSVTLSVVAGVAIARSVTRPVRAVSQGASALANGDLTHRVKVESRDEIGEMANALDTAIAQLSHLVRNIQGASGAIDTAAREIAQGNTDLSQRTEEQAASLEETAASMEELTSTVRQNVEHAVEARRLSQEASGVADAGAHSVRAVVETMQAMASASARMSEMITAIEGIAFQTNILALNAAVEAARAGEQGRGFAVVAGEVRTLAQRSAGTAKDIRELIAASVKQVQDGSSRVEVAGRTMDQIVVSVRRVSELITEIAAASDEQARGIEQVNQAVAQMDQVTQQNAALVEEAAAAAEHMRQQAADLVSETSKFRVDSGVGTHGDFAHHPVPVTPGLAAPEDRHLRVVA
- a CDS encoding BON domain-containing protein; this encodes MQRRYATRDNERERQTQGGGQRNQYRRDFDEEAMQREFSAYDQEDEYGMQPSRERGERGGQGAWQADWSEAGRARIDDPRYGYSRDTYGRSQGGQSRETWGTRSGSGGTGGYGRDYGRDYEDAFMGEYGSDNGGDFGANYGRDYGRDYGRDYDRDYGSRISQGAGRRQGYGGQSMQRGPQGWESQAQQRGYGNHGSYASQGAQGGRGGQGASMDMRHRQGPKGYSRSDERIREDVCERLCMAHELEVQDVSVQVKDGRVDLQGSVPERWMKHAIEDCAEQCFGVQDVENRIRTQSSHADHQHGGTGSGASASQRTSGQTGTVGTAGAHTTSSAAGSTGASSGTSGQGNDAGKHH
- the dapA gene encoding 4-hydroxy-tetrahydrodipicolinate synthase, translated to MQDSQSPIAAAQSTSLHASSSFRGIWLPLITPFKREGAHAPVDHTALRRIVAHYRHSGIAGFVICGTTGEAAALEDDEQIAVLETVLAEADGLPVIAGLAGNHLGHTLTRMDALNALPLAGVLTPAPYYIRPSQAGLVDWFHALADRSAAPLVLYDIPYRTGATLTLETLLTLAGHANIRGIKDCGGNAHTTQALIADGRLSVLAGEDHQLLSTLTMGGHGAIIASSHCRPAHFAALYRAVRAQQLDVARVLFHALMPVVRLLFAEANPGPVKAWLAREGWLEDVLRAPMTSASPALAQQLVDAVAAIDTAFGAKAAQGATVADAA
- a CDS encoding DMT family transporter, translated to MTPQIPATVLLPLAIAMLAGAVVPFQAGSNAALGRALGHPLWATVASLLVSLIVVLPVLIGMRAGLPDIGAAARGPWWLWIGGIAGVAYITAALVLTPRLGAANFIVCVVAGQVVASLIIDHFGLMGLATKPVNLARIAGVALIVLGMLVVQWGTRAASAGATDAVKSIAS